Proteins encoded by one window of Gouania willdenowi chromosome 4, fGouWil2.1, whole genome shotgun sequence:
- the LOC114462394 gene encoding urokinase plasminogen activator surface receptor-like: MKLLLSVTLLGIFSISAEGLQCLNCTDSTCSTIESVTCSTETMCITASILETSLLVSSSELSFFKGCASSSLCSSTGPKTFSVDLGLSGRFISAECCDTHNCNSQTLPSPTPPQSTNSLHCFFCAFSRCDISFDCQGEEDRCFQGTDMMGNPHRGCASANVCQPARINGKLPSFDDLGELQGGTTCCDTDLCNDGTPQGLQCLSCTDSTCSTIESVTCCTETMCITASILETSLLVSSSELSFFRGCASSSLCSSTGPKTFSVDLGLSGRFISAECCDTHNCNSQTLPSPTPPQSTNSLHCFFCAFSRCDISFDCQGEEDRCFQGTDMTGKPIRGCTSANVCQAASIDGKLLFGELTSGTTCCNTDLCNN, from the exons ATGAAGCTGCTACTTTCTGTCACTCTCCTTGGCATTTTCTCAATATCAG CTGAAGGACTCCAGTGTCTGAACTGCACTGATTCAACGTGTTCAACTATAGAATCTGTCACATGTTCCACTGAGACAATGTGTATCACAGCTTCTATTCTCG AGACCAGCCTACTAGTTTCTTCTTCAGAACTCAGTTTCTTCAAAGGCTGTGCATCTTCCTCTCTGTGTTCATCCACGGGCCCAAAGACATTCTCAGTGGATCTGGGTCTCTCTGGTAGATTTATATCTGCTGAATGCTGTGACACACACAACTGTAACTCTCAGACCTTACCCA GTCCTACTCCTCCTCAGTCTACCAACAGTCTGCACTGTTTCTTTTGTGCTTTTAGTCGATGTGACATTAGCTTTGACTGTCAAGGAGAGGAGGACAGGTGTTTTCAAGGAACGG ATATGATGGGTAACCCACATCGCGGCTGTGCGTCTGCCAATGTGTGCCAACCTGCACGAATCAATGGAAAACTGCCATCTTTTGATGATCTTGGTGAACTTCAGGGTGGAACCACATGCTGTGATACTGATCTGTGTAACGATGGAACACCACAAG GACTCCAGTGTCTGAGCTGCACTGATTCAACGTGTTCAACTATAGAATCTGTCACATGTTGCACTGAGACAATGTGTATCACAGCTTCTATTCTCG AGACCAGCCTACTAGTTTCTTCTTCAGAACTCAGTTTCTTCAGAGGCTGTGCATCTTCCTCTCTGTGTTCATCCACGGGCCCAAAGACATTCTCAGTGGATCTGGGTCTCTCTGGTAGATTTATATCTGCTGAATGCTGTGACACACACAACTGTAACTCTCAGACCTTACCCA GTCCTACTCCTCCTCAGTCTACCAACAGTCTGCACTGTTTCTTTTGTGCTTTTAGTCGATGTGACATTAGCTTTGACTGTCAAGGAGAGGAGGACAGGTGTTTTCAAGGAACGG ATATGACGGGTAAACCAATTCGTGGCTGTACGTCTGCCAATGTGTGCCAAGCTGCATCAATCGATGGAAAGCTGCTATTTGGTGAACTTACAAGTGGAACCACATGCTGTAATACTGATCTGTGTAACAATTGA